GGAATCCACAACTTCCTGATCGTCGACAAGAACAGCGATATCGGCGGTACCTGGCACGCGAACACCTATCCCGGTGTGGCGGTGGATATTCCGTCGGTGTATTACAGCTTCTCCTATGAGCCGCCGAAGGTGTGGTCGCGCATGTTCGCGCCGGGCGCCGAGGTCAAGGCCTACGCCGACCAGGTGGTCGACAAGTACGGCCTGCGGCCACGAATCCTGCTGAACACCAAGGTGGTCGGCGGCGAGTGGGATGCGGCGAACCACCTGTGGCGGGGCAAACTCGACACCGGCCAGGAGGTGACGTCGCGCTTCGTGGTCGGCGCCGTCGGCGGCCTCGAGGTACCGAAAATGCCCGAGATCGACGGCATCGAGACCTTCGGCGGCAAGATCGTGCACACGGCGCAGTGGGATCACGACTACGACTACGCGGGTAAGCGGATCGCCGTGATCGGCACCGGAGCCACGGCGCTGCAACTGATTCCGGAGCTGGCCGATATCGCCGCGCAGCTCACGGTGTTCCAGCGGCGCCCGATCTGGGTGGCGCCCAAACCCGATTTCCCGATCCCGGCCTTCGCGAAGAACCTGATGGTCAACGTGGCTCCGCTGCGCCGGACGTTGCGGGCGGCGGTGACCATCGGTATCGACTTCGGCATCTCCGGCATCGGTGTTTTCCACAGCCGGATCCCCGGGCTGGTCAAGCTCGCGCAGCGCGGCGGAGGCGTGCTGTACCGAGCGCAACTGCCGGGCAATGCCCAACTGGCCGAACGGCTTACGCCGGACTACGCGCCCGGTTGCAAGCGCCCCTCGGTGTCGAATCGCTATCTGCGGACCTTCACCAGAGACCACGTGGAGCTGGTCACCGACGGCATCGAGAAGGTCACCGAGACCGGCGTCGTGACGGCAGACGGGGTGCTACGCAAAGCCGATGTGCTGGTGTGCGCCACCGGATTCCGGGTGATGGACAAGGGTTTCACCCCGCCGTATCCGCTGACCGGCCGCGACGGCCTGGACCTCGGCGAATTCTGGGATCGCGAGCACTACCAGGCCTACCAGGGCGTAACGGTGCCGAAGTTCCCGAATCTGTTCCTGATCACCGGCCCCTACGGCTTCGCGGCGGGCTCCTACCTCGCGATGATCGAGTGCACGAGCAGGCATGCCGCCCGGGCGATCAAGGAGGCCCGCAGGCGCGGCGCCACCGCCGTGGAGATCAAACAGGAACCGCACGACGCGTACTACCGGCAATGCGTGCGGCGCGGCGCCCAGACGATGTGGCTGTCGGACGCGTGCGCCGACTCCAATACCTACTACGTCAACTACCAGGGCGACCCGGCCCCCATCCGCCCCAGCACGCACTTGGAGATGTGGTGGGGCAACAAGCACTTCCCGTTCGGCCACTACGCCTTCACCACGTTGGCCGGGGCCACGCCCGCCGCCTACACCGGCGACCTCGACGACGTACGGCCCGCTTCGTTCACCAACGACGACCTCGCCGAGTTCTTCCGGACCCGCAGGCTCAGCGTTCGCACCTAGAGGAGAGACATGCGCCGCAAAATCCTCGGCCGTCGCAAAGCGCGCAAAGCGCTCGCGACGAGCAGAGCGACACCGCGTCCGGTGGTACAGATCCAGCGGCCACCGGACAGCGTGCGGGCCCGCGCCTTCGGGCTCGGCCTCGCGGGCTCAGGGGCGGCCCACTTCACCGCCCCGCGCGCGTTCGACCCGCTGACGGCGCGGGCGTTTCCGCGCGCGACCCGGCGCTGGACCTATCGCAACGGGTTCACCGAGCTGGCGCTCGGACTCGCCATCACCTTCCGGCAGAGCAGGCCGATCGGCTCGGTCGGCTTCATCGCCTATCTCGCCTTCCTCGCGTCCCGGCTCGCGGGCGCGCGGCCCGTGGCACCGCCGACTGCCCTCGCCCCGCAGGTGCAGAGCAGGGCGCCCGTCGCGGCGAGCGCGTAGTCGCACGGTCGCGGCGGCCGGAACACGAGGGGTTCCCGGCACCGGGGCCGTACCGGCGCGGACCTTCGCACAAAACGAACACCCGGCGGCCACCGTCCGGAACCGGGCATATGATCGCCAGAGGTTCGTTCGGGAGGGAGTGCTGGTGACAACGGAGTCGATCGTGGAGGCGGCGCCCGCGGTGCCGCAGTGGTTCGCGGACCTGTTCGCGCATCGGCGCTGGATCCGCCGCACCCAGCCGTTCCCGCACGTGTACGCCCGGGACGTGTTCGTGCCGGAGTTCTACCAGCGCCTGACCGAAGAGTTCAGCCGCGTGCGGCGCGAAGAGGTGGACCGGTTCGGCAGGGTCGCCGCGAACTACAGCGCGGACGGGCTCGGGCTCGCCGAGCTGCGCGACGGCCCGTTCGGGGTGTTCACCTCGCGGGAATGGCACGACCTCGTCGCGGGGGTCGCGGGCGTCACCGCGACGGGCGACGTCGAGGGGTCGGTGCATCACCACGCCCCGGGCGCACCGTACGGCTGGCCGCACAACGACCTCAATCCCGCCTGGTTCCCGGGCGACCCGCCCGGCCCGGACGAGGTGCGGCTGCCGGGAGACGGGGTGGACACCAAGACCGGCGAACACCCGCCGGGCGTGACCGCGCGCGCGAACGTGCGCGCGGTGGCCGTGCTGTTCTACTTCGGCAATCCGGACTGGCAGCCCGGCGACGGCGGCGAGACCGCGCTGTACGACAACCTCGCCGAGGGCGAGACCATGCCGAACCTGACTCTGGTTCCGCCGCTGGATAATTCGCTGATCCTGTTCGAGGTCACGCCGCGGACCTGGCACACCTTCGCGGGCAACAACCGGCGCGACCGCAGCAGCGTGGTCATGTGGGTGCACCGCACCAAGGAGGACGCGGTACAGCGCTGGGGAGGAGACAACATTGTCTACTGGTGACCGCCGGGTCTGCTTGCTCACCGGGGCCAGTGGCACCCTGGGTGATCTGTTTTGCCGCTCCTATTACACCGACTACGACATCGTCGCGGTCTGCCACACCCGCACCCCGGCCGCCCCGTCCCAGCTGGAGTGGTTCGTCGATCCGCTGGAGCCGGAAAAGCCGGTGCCGGAGAATGATTCGCGTCTGTTCGTGATCCGCGCCGACCTCACCCAGCCGGGTGAGGTCGAGCGGGTGGTCGACCTCGCGCTGGCGCGGTACGGCGGGGTCGACCTGCTGGTCAACAACGCCGCCCACGTGCAGCTGCAGCCGCGCGGCATCGTCGACGGCGAGGCCGCGCTGGAACAGTTCGATCCGCACTTCACCTTGAATGTCGCGGTGCCGCTGCGGTTGTGCGCCCGGCTCGGGCAGCGCGCGTGGATGCACGCCGGGCCCGAGAACCGCGCGCGCAACCGCAACATCGTCAACGTCTCCAGCATCTCCGGCTCGGAGGTGTATCCCGGGCAGACGCTGTATTCCGCGTCGAAGGCGGCGTTGAACCAGCTCACCCGCAACATCGCGGCCGAGTTCGCCGAATTCGGCGTGCGCGCGAATGCCATCGCGCCCACGACCTTTCCGGCGCTGGTGCCGACCGAGCAGGTGGCGCGGGCGATCATCGAACTCGACCAGAGCAACACGCTCACCGGCGGGGTGTTCGGGGTCGGGATCAACGCCGAACTCGCCGACGCCTAGTCCCTGCCACGACTCAAGCCTTGGCCGCCCCGGTGACCCGCTCGGACAGCTCCCAGAGTTGCTGGGCGAGTACGGCATCCACCGCCTGCTTGTTGCTCGGCCGCTCCGGCTTGAAGCGGTGGAAGTAGTCGCCGCTGCCGAACTCGGCGGTGGTGGCCAAGTGCTCCAACGGTTCCGCGCCTTTTTCCGGGCGGATGAAGAACGGTCGCGACAGCGGTGAGCGGATGAGCGCGCCGAGACCGAGCGGGGCGTTGTCGTACACGTGGGTGGCGACCGCGCCGGGATGGAAAGCGGCGGTGCGCAATCCGGTGCCCTCGGTGCGCCGCGCCAACTCCCGGGTGAACAGCAGATTCGCCAGCTTGGACGCGGCGTAGGCGCCCATCTGGTTGAACGAGCCCGAGGTGGCGTTGACCTTGTCCAGATCCAGGCGGGCCATCCGGTAGGTCACGCTGGAGGTGTTGATCACCCTGGCCGAGGACTGCACCAGCCGGTCGAGCAGCAGGCTGGTCAACAGGAACGGCGAGAGGTGGTTCACCTGGAAGGTGAGCTCGTTGCCGTCGGCGGTGGCGGTCCGCTTCGGCCAGGAACCGCCCGCGTTGTTGGCCAGCACATCGATCCGCGGGTACCGGTCGAGCAGGTGGTCGGCGAGTTTGCGCACCTCGTCGAAGCGGGCGAAATCGGCGAGGAAATGGTCGGCGCCCGCCGCGGCCGCCACCTCGGCCGTCCGTTCCGGGGAACGGCCCACCACCGCGACGGTGGCGCCGCGGGCCGCCAGCCGCGCGGCCGCCACGGCGCCGATACCGGAACTCGCGCCGGTCAGTACCACCGTCTTGCCGGTCAGATCCTGGTCTGTTTCAGCCATAGCCGCCTCCTGGGCATCGGTTGTCCGACCTGATCGTCTTCGGCCTAGGTGGATTCGGCAAGGGGCGACGCGCTCGAATAGTGCGCCGCGATCTCGTCACTGGTGGTCGTCCACACGCCGGGATGGTTCACCACGTACTCGAGCGCCTGGTCCAGGTACTTGGCCCGGAACGCCTGGCCGATCACGAAGGGATGCAGCGCCAGCGCCAGTACCCGGCCGCTCTCGGCGGATTCGGCGTAGAGCTGGTCGAGCTGATCGGTGACGATCCGCACGAAGTCGGGGCCGCTGGTGCCCTTGGCGAGGAACAACGAGTTGTCGTTCAGTTCGACCGTATAAGGGACGCTGAGCATTCCGGGGACGTTCAGCCGATAGGGCTGATCGTCGTTGGTCCAGTCCAGCACGTAGCCGAGGCCGAGTTCGGCCAATAGTGCCGGGGTATGGAAGGTTTCGGTGAGGGCGGGCCCCATCCAGCCGCGCGGCCTGCGACCGGTGCCCCGTTCGATGGTCTCGACCACCTCGGTCAGATAGGCGCGTTCCTCGTCGATGGTCATGTCCGCCTGGAAGATCGAGTTGTTCTTCCCGTGTGCCAGCCACGCCCAGTCCCGATCCACACCCGCCCGGATAAGCTGCGGATTGCGTTCGACCACATCCGAATTCAACAGCACGCTGGCACGGACGCCGTGCCGGTCGAGCGCGGCCGCGACCCGCCAGAAGCCCACGCGCGGCCCGTAGTCGCGCCAGCCGTAGTTCAGCGGATCGGGCGTCAGGCCCGCGGTGCCGGGAAAGATGCTCGTCGACGGCCGATCCACCTGGTAGTGCTCGACATTGAGCCCGACGTAGAACGCGACGCGCGCGCCGCCGGGCCAGTGGATCGGGGCGCGATCGACGATCGGGCTGTAGTCGTAGAGGTCGTTGTCCATGCCGTCGATTGTCGGACCTGACATCAATGTCAGCTTCAACTCCGACAAGGGTGACATCGGGCACAATCCGGGCCCTACGCTGCCCCAGAACGGTTTTGCTTGCCCGGACGACCGTGCCCCGGTGTGTACATTTGCCCGGCGGACACGACAGCCGATGTCGCGGGCGTCCCGGTAACGCGCCGGGGACGCACACAACTCGGCGATGCCGTGCTCCGCAGGCCCGCGACGGTACGTTGAGGCACGGAGAGGCGGACGAGCCGCGGAGAGGCGGACCAGCACATGCGAGTGGACGGGCGGGAAATCCCGGTCACCGGCAACCTGCTACAGCCGATGATCCGGCGCACCAGCGACATCATCCGCGTCGTGCTCGCGGCGCTGTGGGTGGCGGTCGTGATCGCGGCGTCGGTGATCACCCGCCCGGAATGGCTCGCCCTGGAACGCTCGGTCTCCAATATCGTCGGCTTCCTCAATCCCGACCAGTCCAACCTGGTGTATCTCGTCTACGGCATGGCCATTCTGGCGCTGCCGTTCGCGATCCTGATCGAGCTGATCATCGGCAGGCAGTGGAAGCTGCTGGCCGGCTACGCGGCCGCGGGGCTGACCGCCGGGCTGCTGCTCTCGATCACCGGGACCGGCCTCTCGGCGCCGAAATGGCATCTGCAAGTACCCGATCGCCTCGACACCTTCCTCTCCCAGTTCCTGGACGACCCGCGCTGGATCGCCATGCTCGCGGCCGTGCTGACGGTGTCGAGTCCGTGGCTGCCCACCCGGCCGCGCCGCTACCTGTGGTTCCTGCTGCTCGCGTTCGCGCCGATCCACCTGGTCGTCAGTACCGTCGTGCCGGCCCGGGCGATGTTCGGGCTCGCGGTCGGCTGGCTGGTCGGCGCGGTCATCGTGCTCGTGGTCGGCACGCCCGCGCTCGAGGTGCCGCTCGACGCCGCGGTGCGGGTGCTGGCCAAACGCGGGCACACGGTCACCGGATTCACCGTCGTGCATCCGGCCGGGCGCGGACCGCTGGTGCTGGCCGCCGCGATCGACGGACCCGAGCGCGAACTCGTGGTCGAGATGTACGGCAAGAACCAGCGCAGTTTCGGTGCGCTGCGCCAACTCTGGCGCTGGCTCACCTTCCGGGCCAGCGAAACCGCGGCGATGCACGGCTCGATGCATCGCGCCGTCGAGCATCGCGCGCTGATGGCGATCGCGGTGGACGAACTCGGCTTGGCCAGCAGCACACCGGTCGCCGTCGCGGCGCTCGATCGCGGATGGATGCTGCACGCGCACACCATGCCCAAGGGCGCACCGATCACCGAGCTGTCCGCCGAGCAGTTACCGAGCGTGTGGCAGGGACTGGACGCGCTGCACTGCGGCCAGATCGCGCACGGCGACCTGCGCCCGACCGAGATCCGAATCCAGGACGGCGCCACGCTGTTCGGCGGTTTCTCCAGTTCCGAATTCGGCGCCTCGGCCAAACAGCAGCAGTCCGATATCGCGCAACTGCTGGTGTCGACCACCGCGCTCTTCGGCAAAGAACCGGCGGTGCGCACGGCGCTGGACTCGCTCGGCAGGCAGTCGGTGCTCGCGGCGGCGAGCCGGCTCACCAAATCCGCCATGCCCGCGGGGTTGCGAAAGTCGGTGCCCGACTGGAAGAGCGCGCTGTCCGCGGCGCGCGAGGAGGTGCGCAGGCAGACCGGGCAGGACCGGATCGAGGCAGAGCAGATCACCCGGTTCACCCGCAACCAGATCATCCAGTTGGTGCTGCTGATCGGGCTCGTCTACGTCGCGTATCCGTTCATCAGCGCGGTGCCGACCTTCTTCACGCAGTTGAAGACCGCCAACTGGTGGTGGGCGCTGCTCGGGCTCGCCGTCTCGTGCCTGACGTATATCGGTGCGGCGGCGGCACTGTGGGCCTGCGCCTCGGGCGCGGTGAGTTTCCGGAACCTGGTGATCATGCAGATCGCGAACACCTTCGCGGCGACCACCACCCCGGCCCGGGTCGGCGGGCTCGCGCTGAGCGTGCGCTTCCTGACGAAGGGCGGGGTCGGCGCGGTGCGCGCCACCGCGGCGGTGGCGCTGCAGCAGGCGGTGCAGGTGATCACGCACGTCAGCCTGCTGGTGGTGTTCAGTATCGCGGCGGGCACCTCGGCGGACCTGTCCCACTTCGTGCCGGACGCGACGGTGCTGTACCTCATCGCCGGGGTCGGCGTCGGCATCATCGGCACGTTCATGTTCGTGCCGCAATTGCGGCGCTGGCTGAACAATTCGGTGCGCCCGCAGCTGCAGGAGGTGCTCGGCGAACTCGGCGAACTGGCGCGCGATCCCAAGCGCTTCTCGGTGATCATCCTGGGCTGCGCCGCGATCACCCTCGGCATGGCGGGCGCGCTGTGGGCCAGCGTGGAGGCCTTCGGCGGCGGCACCACCTTCGTCACCGTCACCATCGTCACGATGATCGGCGGCACCCTGGCCTCCGCCGCGCCGACCCCGGGCGGGGTCGGCGCGGTCGAGGCCGCGCTGATCGGCGGCCTCGGCACCTTCGACGTACCGCTGGAGGTCGCGGTGCCCTCGGTCCTGCTCTACCGCGTGCTGACCTGCTGGCTGCCGGTGCTGTGCGGCTGGTTCACCATGCGCTGGATGACCGCGAAGGACATGCTCTGACGCCCTGACAGCGAAAGCTCAAGCGCGCACGACGGTTTCAGCGAGCCGCGCGGTGATGAGCCCTTCGGCCTCGGCGACGATCCGGGTGATCAGCTCGGCGCAGGTGGGGATGTCGTGGATCAGGCCCTGCACCTGTCCCGCGCTCCAGATGCCCGCGTCCAGATCGCCCTCTTCGAAGACGCGACGACCCCGCGCGCCCGCGACGAGATCACGGACATCGTCGAACGTGCCGCCCGCCTTTTCGATCTCGACCACCTTGCGGCTGATCTCGTTGTCCGCGACGCGGGCGGTGTTGTGCATGGTGCGGAAGATCAGCTGGGTGTCCCGCTCGGTGTGCGCGACGATCTGGTCCTTCACCTTCTGGTGCACGGCGGATTCCTGGGTGCACAGGAAGCGGGTGCCCATATTGATGCCGTCCGCACCGAGTGCCAACGCCGCGACGAGACCGCTGGCATCGGCGAAACCACCCGAGGCGACCATCGGGATGTCCAGCACCCGGGCCGCGGCCGGGATCAGGATCAGGCCGGGGACGTCGTCCTCGCCGGGGTGACCCGCGCATTCGAACCCGTCGATGCTGACGCCGTCCACGCCGATCCGCTGCGCCTTGAGCGCGTGCCGCACGCTGGTGCACTTGTGCAGCACCTTGATGCCCGCGTCCTTGTAATTGGGCAGGAACGGCTCGGGGTTGCTGCCCGCCGTCTCGACGATCTTGACGCCGCTTTCCACGATCGCCTGCACGTACTCCGCGTACGGCGGCGGGTTGATCGACGGCAGGATGGTGACGTTCACGCCGAACGGCTTGTCGGTCAGCTCCCGGGTGCGCGCGATCTCGCGGCGCAGGTCATCGGGGGTGGGCTGGGTGAGCGCGGTGATGAACCCGAGCCCGCCCGCGTTGGCGACGGCCGCGACGAGTTCGGCCCGGCCGACCCACATCATGCCGCCCTGCACGATCGGGTGTTCCACGCCGAAGGTCTCGGTGAACCTGGTCCGCAGCATTGCGCTCTCCTCTGCTCGCGCGGGCGGTCCGGTTCGCCCGTACGCGACGATCGTGACACGAGAATCCACTCGTATTCAACTCCTAAGTGAGCCGTCATTCGCATGGCTCACCATCTCTGGCGAGCCTCGCACGCCGTGCGCAGCACGTCTTCAAGCAGGAAATATCCAGCTCAGTTGTACTTTCTGCGAGACAGCCCCGCTTTTGCCGGATTAACGGCGGTTCAGCCACGTGAGCCTTGTCTGTGCGATAAGTTACTTGCTATTCTGCGGTCGTTCAGCCGTCGGCGCGGTCGGCCATCGTGGCGGACGCGGCCGGCGGTCCGAGAGGAGTTCGTGGCATGACCATCGGTGCGCAGGGTGGATCGCAGTCGGGGCGGGTGAGCACCGCGCTCGACGAGCCGCTCCGGTCGCGGCGCAATCACTGGAACAACCAGATCGCCGGGCACGCGCAGATGCGGCCCGACGCGATCGCGCTGCGGTTCCGTGGCGCCGACACCACCTGGCGGCAGCTGCACGAACGCTCGTCGAAGTTCGCCGACGCGCTGGCCCGCCGCGGCATCGGCTTCGGCGACCGGGTGCTCATCCTCGCGTTGAACTACCCCGAGTACATCGAGACCGTGTTCGGCATCAACGCGCTCGGCGCGATCGCCGTCCCGGTCAATTTCCGGCTCACCCCGCCCGAGGTCGCCTACATCGTGAGCGACAGCGGCGCGAAGGCGATCGTCACCGACACCCTGCTGCAGCCGCTCGCCACCGCGGTGCTCGCCCAATCGGACACGCTGGAAACATGTTTCGTGATCGGCGGCGCCAGTGCGGACGGCGTCCTCGGCTTCGAGGACGTGCTCGCCGAGGACGGCGCCGCGCACCCGCCGCTCGACATCCCGGAGGACACTCCGGCGTTGATCATGTACACCTCGGGCACCACCGGCAGCCCGAAGGGCGCGATCCTGTCCTACGCGAACATGAACGCGCAGGCGTTCACCGTGATCCGGGCGCTGGCGGCCACCTCCGAGTCGATCGCCTTCTGCACCTCGCCGCTGTTCCACATCGCCGGACTCGGCAGTCTCGCGGCCAATTTCGTGCTCGGCGCGAAGACCGTGCTGCATCCGCTCGGCGCCTTCGACGCCACCGAATTCCTCGATGCCGTCGAGCGTGAACAAGCCACCGGCGCGTTCTGCGTGCCCGCGCAATGGCAGGCGATCTGCGCCGAACCGACGGTGCGCGAACGCACATTGGCGCTGGAGTCGCTCAGCTGGGGCGCCGCACCGGCTTCCGACTCGGTCCTGCGGGCGATGGCGGACTGCTTTCCGAACGCGTTCAACGTCGCGGTGTTCGGGCAGACCGAGATGTCGCCGATCACCTGTGTGCTCGAGGGCAAGGACGCGCTGCGCAAGCTCGGCTCGGTCGGCAAGCCGATCCCGACCATCCAGGCCCGTATCGTCGACGACGAGATGAACGACGTCGCCCCCGGCGAGATCGGCGAAATCGTCTATCGCGGACCGACACTCATGCAGGGCTACTGGAACAAGCCCGAAGCCACCGCGGAGGCGTTCGCGGGCGGCTGGTTCCATTCCGGTGACCTGGTGCGCCAGGACGAGGAGGGCTTCATCTGGGTGGTCGACCGCAAGAAGGACATGATCATCTCCGGCGGCGAGAACATCTACTGCGCCGAGGTGGAGAACGTGCTCTTCGGCCACCCCAAGATTCGCGAGGCCGCGGTGATCGGCCGGGCGCACGAGAAGTGGGGCGAGGTCCCGGTCGCCGTCGTCGCGCTGCACCGTCCCGACGACGAACTCACCCTCGACGAGCTGACGAGCTTCCTCAACGAGAATCTCGCGCGGTACAAGCACCCCAAGGATCTGGTGGTCGTCCAGGAGCTGCCCCGCAACGCCAGCGGCAAGGTCGTGAAAGTACAACTGCGCAAGGATTATTCGTCCTAGCCGTGCCGGGCTGAGGTACGGTCGGTCGGATGGCGATCCCTCGTATCCGCGCGGCCGTCCTCGCGCTGCACTGGCAGGTGAACGTGATCAAGCCCGACGGCTTCTTCGGGCCGATGCTCGCCGCGCCGGTGGCCGCCTCCGGCGTGCTCGACCGGGCGGTGCGCTTCCACGAAGCGGTTGCGGCCCAGGATGTTCCGGTGCTGTTCACCCGCTTCACCATCCCGGTGGGCGAGGGCCAGTTGGTGCGCAACACCGGTTTCATGCGTTCGGTCGGCGCGGCGCAAACCGAGTTCCGGCCGGATTCGCCTGGTAGCCAGATCATCCCGGAGATGGCCGGGCAACCGTCCGCGGTGTTCGACAATCAGAAGCTGTCCGGACTGGCCGGCAGCGAGCTGCCCGCCTGGTGCGCCGACCGCGGCATCGACACGGTGTTTCTCACCGGCGTCGCGACCAACCTGACCGTGGAGCAAACCGCCCGGCACGGCACCGATCTGGGTTTCACCGTGCATCCCGTGGCCGACTGCGTGGCCGCTGCGGATCCAGCGGCACACGAGTCGTCGCTGGCCGACCTCGAACTCACCACGGCGGGCTCGCTCACCGCCGCGCG
This genomic stretch from Nocardia brasiliensis ATCC 700358 harbors:
- a CDS encoding flavin-containing monooxygenase, with the protein product MSTAAAHSGPARPDFEVVVIGAGFGGIGMGVELRKAGIHNFLIVDKNSDIGGTWHANTYPGVAVDIPSVYYSFSYEPPKVWSRMFAPGAEVKAYADQVVDKYGLRPRILLNTKVVGGEWDAANHLWRGKLDTGQEVTSRFVVGAVGGLEVPKMPEIDGIETFGGKIVHTAQWDHDYDYAGKRIAVIGTGATALQLIPELADIAAQLTVFQRRPIWVAPKPDFPIPAFAKNLMVNVAPLRRTLRAAVTIGIDFGISGIGVFHSRIPGLVKLAQRGGGVLYRAQLPGNAQLAERLTPDYAPGCKRPSVSNRYLRTFTRDHVELVTDGIEKVTETGVVTADGVLRKADVLVCATGFRVMDKGFTPPYPLTGRDGLDLGEFWDREHYQAYQGVTVPKFPNLFLITGPYGFAAGSYLAMIECTSRHAARAIKEARRRGATAVEIKQEPHDAYYRQCVRRGAQTMWLSDACADSNTYYVNYQGDPAPIRPSTHLEMWWGNKHFPFGHYAFTTLAGATPAAYTGDLDDVRPASFTNDDLAEFFRTRRLSVRT
- a CDS encoding 2OG-Fe(II) oxygenase family protein, with product MTTESIVEAAPAVPQWFADLFAHRRWIRRTQPFPHVYARDVFVPEFYQRLTEEFSRVRREEVDRFGRVAANYSADGLGLAELRDGPFGVFTSREWHDLVAGVAGVTATGDVEGSVHHHAPGAPYGWPHNDLNPAWFPGDPPGPDEVRLPGDGVDTKTGEHPPGVTARANVRAVAVLFYFGNPDWQPGDGGETALYDNLAEGETMPNLTLVPPLDNSLILFEVTPRTWHTFAGNNRRDRSSVVMWVHRTKEDAVQRWGGDNIVYW
- a CDS encoding SDR family NAD(P)-dependent oxidoreductase, producing the protein MSTGDRRVCLLTGASGTLGDLFCRSYYTDYDIVAVCHTRTPAAPSQLEWFVDPLEPEKPVPENDSRLFVIRADLTQPGEVERVVDLALARYGGVDLLVNNAAHVQLQPRGIVDGEAALEQFDPHFTLNVAVPLRLCARLGQRAWMHAGPENRARNRNIVNVSSISGSEVYPGQTLYSASKAALNQLTRNIAAEFAEFGVRANAIAPTTFPALVPTEQVARAIIELDQSNTLTGGVFGVGINAELADA
- a CDS encoding SDR family NAD(P)-dependent oxidoreductase, coding for MAETDQDLTGKTVVLTGASSGIGAVAAARLAARGATVAVVGRSPERTAEVAAAAGADHFLADFARFDEVRKLADHLLDRYPRIDVLANNAGGSWPKRTATADGNELTFQVNHLSPFLLTSLLLDRLVQSSARVINTSSVTYRMARLDLDKVNATSGSFNQMGAYAASKLANLLFTRELARRTEGTGLRTAAFHPGAVATHVYDNAPLGLGALIRSPLSRPFFIRPEKGAEPLEHLATTAEFGSGDYFHRFKPERPSNKQAVDAVLAQQLWELSERVTGAAKA
- a CDS encoding polysaccharide deacetylase family protein; the protein is MSGPTIDGMDNDLYDYSPIVDRAPIHWPGGARVAFYVGLNVEHYQVDRPSTSIFPGTAGLTPDPLNYGWRDYGPRVGFWRVAAALDRHGVRASVLLNSDVVERNPQLIRAGVDRDWAWLAHGKNNSIFQADMTIDEERAYLTEVVETIERGTGRRPRGWMGPALTETFHTPALLAELGLGYVLDWTNDDQPYRLNVPGMLSVPYTVELNDNSLFLAKGTSGPDFVRIVTDQLDQLYAESAESGRVLALALHPFVIGQAFRAKYLDQALEYVVNHPGVWTTTSDEIAAHYSSASPLAEST
- a CDS encoding lysylphosphatidylglycerol synthase transmembrane domain-containing protein, with the protein product MRVDGREIPVTGNLLQPMIRRTSDIIRVVLAALWVAVVIAASVITRPEWLALERSVSNIVGFLNPDQSNLVYLVYGMAILALPFAILIELIIGRQWKLLAGYAAAGLTAGLLLSITGTGLSAPKWHLQVPDRLDTFLSQFLDDPRWIAMLAAVLTVSSPWLPTRPRRYLWFLLLAFAPIHLVVSTVVPARAMFGLAVGWLVGAVIVLVVGTPALEVPLDAAVRVLAKRGHTVTGFTVVHPAGRGPLVLAAAIDGPERELVVEMYGKNQRSFGALRQLWRWLTFRASETAAMHGSMHRAVEHRALMAIAVDELGLASSTPVAVAALDRGWMLHAHTMPKGAPITELSAEQLPSVWQGLDALHCGQIAHGDLRPTEIRIQDGATLFGGFSSSEFGASAKQQQSDIAQLLVSTTALFGKEPAVRTALDSLGRQSVLAAASRLTKSAMPAGLRKSVPDWKSALSAAREEVRRQTGQDRIEAEQITRFTRNQIIQLVLLIGLVYVAYPFISAVPTFFTQLKTANWWWALLGLAVSCLTYIGAAAALWACASGAVSFRNLVIMQIANTFAATTTPARVGGLALSVRFLTKGGVGAVRATAAVALQQAVQVITHVSLLVVFSIAAGTSADLSHFVPDATVLYLIAGVGVGIIGTFMFVPQLRRWLNNSVRPQLQEVLGELGELARDPKRFSVIILGCAAITLGMAGALWASVEAFGGGTTFVTVTIVTMIGGTLASAAPTPGGVGAVEAALIGGLGTFDVPLEVAVPSVLLYRVLTCWLPVLCGWFTMRWMTAKDML
- a CDS encoding NAD(P)H-dependent flavin oxidoreductase — its product is MLRTRFTETFGVEHPIVQGGMMWVGRAELVAAVANAGGLGFITALTQPTPDDLRREIARTRELTDKPFGVNVTILPSINPPPYAEYVQAIVESGVKIVETAGSNPEPFLPNYKDAGIKVLHKCTSVRHALKAQRIGVDGVSIDGFECAGHPGEDDVPGLILIPAAARVLDIPMVASGGFADASGLVAALALGADGINMGTRFLCTQESAVHQKVKDQIVAHTERDTQLIFRTMHNTARVADNEISRKVVEIEKAGGTFDDVRDLVAGARGRRVFEEGDLDAGIWSAGQVQGLIHDIPTCAELITRIVAEAEGLITARLAETVVRA
- the fadD5 gene encoding fatty-acid--CoA ligase FadD5; the protein is MTIGAQGGSQSGRVSTALDEPLRSRRNHWNNQIAGHAQMRPDAIALRFRGADTTWRQLHERSSKFADALARRGIGFGDRVLILALNYPEYIETVFGINALGAIAVPVNFRLTPPEVAYIVSDSGAKAIVTDTLLQPLATAVLAQSDTLETCFVIGGASADGVLGFEDVLAEDGAAHPPLDIPEDTPALIMYTSGTTGSPKGAILSYANMNAQAFTVIRALAATSESIAFCTSPLFHIAGLGSLAANFVLGAKTVLHPLGAFDATEFLDAVEREQATGAFCVPAQWQAICAEPTVRERTLALESLSWGAAPASDSVLRAMADCFPNAFNVAVFGQTEMSPITCVLEGKDALRKLGSVGKPIPTIQARIVDDEMNDVAPGEIGEIVYRGPTLMQGYWNKPEATAEAFAGGWFHSGDLVRQDEEGFIWVVDRKKDMIISGGENIYCAEVENVLFGHPKIREAAVIGRAHEKWGEVPVAVVALHRPDDELTLDELTSFLNENLARYKHPKDLVVVQELPRNASGKVVKVQLRKDYSS
- a CDS encoding cysteine hydrolase, producing MAIPRIRAAVLALHWQVNVIKPDGFFGPMLAAPVAASGVLDRAVRFHEAVAAQDVPVLFTRFTIPVGEGQLVRNTGFMRSVGAAQTEFRPDSPGSQIIPEMAGQPSAVFDNQKLSGLAGSELPAWCADRGIDTVFLTGVATNLTVEQTARHGTDLGFTVHPVADCVAAADPAAHESSLADLELTTAGSLTAARVLELLARR